In Pleurocapsa sp. PCC 7319, the following are encoded in one genomic region:
- a CDS encoding nuclear transport factor 2 family protein, which translates to MKEQEKREVIEQYISAYNALDIDGMMSLLHDDIEFKNISDGEVDSDVTGKSKFRAMAEESRTFFKLRKQTINSFDISDDQASVEISYEGILATDLPNGMKSGETIRLDGRSEFLFKEGKICQITAIST; encoded by the coding sequence ATGAAAGAGCAAGAGAAACGAGAAGTAATTGAGCAATATATCTCTGCATACAATGCATTGGATATCGATGGCATGATGTCCCTGTTGCACGATGATATAGAATTTAAAAACATTTCTGATGGTGAAGTTGATTCCGATGTGACTGGCAAGAGTAAATTTCGTGCTATGGCTGAGGAATCTAGAACTTTTTTCAAGTTACGAAAGCAGACTATTAACAGCTTTGATATCTCTGACGACCAAGCCTCTGTGGAGATCTCTTACGAAGGAATTTTAGCGACCGACTTGCCTAATGGAATGAAGTCAGGTGAGACAATTCGTCTGGATGGACGCTCGGAGTTTTTATTTAAAGAAGGAAAAATTTGTCAAATCACAGCTATTAGCACATAG
- a CDS encoding S-adenosyl-l-methionine hydroxide adenosyltransferase family protein encodes MTVGRIITLLTDFGDRDVYVGVMKGAIATINPELKVIDLTHQIPPQNIMAARFALLNAYPYFPPQTVHVAVVDPGVGSNRRGVAVKLPNGYLVCPDNGLCSGILEFNLAIVAVELTNPKYWRVSDPSNTFHGRDIFATVGAHLASGVPLEEIGQPIEVSSLVKLDIPTIEINRHHIKGYIQYIDHFGNLITNISGNLVQGRSWRVLTNAITINPGKTYSDVAISDNISLVGSHGWVEIAVNGGNAQKKLQLTWKDEIQIQIDP; translated from the coding sequence ATGACTGTAGGTAGAATTATTACTCTGCTAACAGATTTTGGCGATCGCGATGTTTATGTAGGAGTAATGAAAGGGGCGATCGCCACAATTAATCCAGAATTAAAAGTTATCGATCTCACCCATCAAATTCCACCGCAGAATATAATGGCAGCAAGATTTGCCTTATTAAATGCCTACCCTTATTTTCCTCCACAGACGGTTCATGTAGCTGTCGTCGATCCAGGAGTTGGTTCCAACAGAAGAGGTGTGGCAGTAAAGTTACCTAATGGATATCTGGTTTGTCCTGATAATGGTTTGTGTAGTGGTATCTTGGAATTTAATTTAGCAATTGTAGCGGTGGAATTAACTAATCCTAAGTATTGGCGAGTATCAGATCCTAGTAATACTTTTCATGGCAGAGATATTTTTGCAACCGTTGGCGCACATTTGGCTAGCGGCGTACCTCTAGAAGAAATAGGTCAACCAATAGAAGTCTCTAGTTTAGTTAAACTTGATATACCAACTATAGAAATCAATCGTCATCATATTAAGGGTTATATTCAATATATCGATCATTTTGGCAACTTGATTACCAATATTTCTGGTAATTTGGTTCAAGGTAGATCTTGGAGAGTACTCACCAATGCGATTACGATTAATCCAGGTAAGACATACAGCGATGTTGCCATTAGCGATAATATCAGCCTAGTTGGAAGTCATGGCTGGGTGGAAATTGCTGTAAACGGTGGCAATGCCCAAAAAAAATTGCAACTTACTTGGAAAGATGAAATTCAAATCCAAATCGACCCTTAG
- a CDS encoding DUF2358 domain-containing protein encodes MSDSAYILQVKTAIETLKNELPSLFETDLSYDIYTKDIYFRDPVNTFKGKFNYRIIFWTLRFHGQLFFTSLYFDLHDVKQTADDTILANWTVRGTLRVPWKACIFFNGYSTYKLTPEGLIYEHIDTWDRQPKEILQQFFRRGDK; translated from the coding sequence TTGAGCGATTCTGCCTATATTTTGCAGGTCAAAACTGCCATTGAAACTCTCAAGAACGAACTACCAAGTCTATTTGAAACCGATCTTTCCTATGATATTTATACCAAAGATATCTATTTTCGAGATCCGGTCAACACCTTCAAAGGCAAGTTCAACTACCGTATTATCTTCTGGACATTAAGATTTCACGGTCAGCTCTTTTTTACTTCACTTTATTTTGACTTGCACGATGTTAAGCAAACAGCAGACGATACGATTCTCGCTAATTGGACTGTGCGTGGTACTTTGCGAGTCCCCTGGAAAGCTTGTATCTTTTTTAACGGCTATTCTACTTACAAGCTGACTCCAGAAGGATTAATCTATGAACATATTGATACCTGGGATCGACAACCAAAGGAAATTCTCCAGCAGTTTTTTCGCCGAGGTGATAAATGA
- a CDS encoding peroxiredoxin family protein, with product MTGNTGLFNRRFASNFIPLPPGQVPAVGSIAPDFSLPIIGNDARVQLSDYLGKQPVILAFTRIFTEKLFCPYCYPHIQDLKERYQELKDKGAELLMITSTDPVQSQQIVDQLSLPYPFLYDPDCKIFRLYGVGQALGAPLPAQFVINREGCITFRHLFSFIDGNAESDTILTELDKLVE from the coding sequence GTGACTGGAAATACAGGACTGTTTAACCGTCGTTTCGCTTCTAATTTTATCCCCCTACCTCCAGGGCAAGTGCCAGCAGTAGGCTCTATCGCACCAGACTTTAGTTTGCCTATTATCGGGAATGACGCTCGGGTACAGCTTTCAGACTATCTAGGAAAACAACCGGTAATACTAGCATTTACTCGTATCTTCACCGAAAAACTATTTTGTCCTTATTGCTATCCTCACATCCAAGACTTGAAGGAACGCTATCAAGAACTCAAGGACAAAGGGGCTGAATTACTTATGATTACTAGTACCGACCCCGTCCAAAGTCAGCAGATTGTCGACCAGCTTAGCTTGCCTTATCCTTTTCTATACGATCCAGATTGCAAGATCTTTCGCCTCTATGGAGTGGGACAGGCTCTCGGTGCACCTCTACCAGCTCAATTTGTGATTAATCGAGAAGGTTGCATCACTTTCCGACACCTATTTTCATTTATTGACGGCAATGCCGAATCAGACACTATTCTGACCGAGTTAGATAAGCTGGTGGAATAG
- a CDS encoding DevA family ABC transporter ATP-binding protein, translating into MLSNRVVAIQNLNHAFGKGELRKFVLFDVDLDIFAGEIVIMTGPSGSGKTTLLTLIGGLRSVQSGSVKILGQELYGASKNELVRVRNQIGFIFQSHNLLSCLTVEQNVRMSLRLHQGISFEERNTMTSDILEAVGLGNRVNFYPNSLSGGQQQRVAIARALVSQPQLVLADEPTAALDSKSGRNIVEIMQQLAKEQGCTILLVTHDNRILDIADRIVHMEDGRLARDTALVSS; encoded by the coding sequence ATGCTTTCTAACCGTGTCGTAGCTATTCAGAATCTCAATCATGCTTTTGGCAAAGGTGAACTGCGTAAATTCGTACTATTTGATGTAGATTTGGATATCTTTGCTGGCGAGATTGTCATTATGACTGGTCCATCCGGTAGCGGCAAAACTACTCTCTTGACTCTCATCGGTGGTTTGCGCTCTGTACAGTCAGGCAGCGTGAAAATCTTAGGACAAGAGCTGTATGGTGCGAGCAAAAATGAATTAGTCAGAGTTCGCAACCAGATCGGTTTTATCTTTCAATCTCATAACTTACTCTCTTGTTTGACAGTAGAACAAAATGTACGCATGTCTTTAAGATTGCATCAAGGTATTTCTTTTGAAGAACGTAATACCATGACTTCAGATATCTTAGAAGCAGTTGGGTTAGGAAATCGAGTCAATTTCTATCCCAACAGCCTTTCTGGGGGACAGCAACAACGAGTTGCGATCGCCCGTGCTTTAGTCAGTCAACCACAATTGGTATTAGCCGACGAACCTACCGCCGCACTAGACAGTAAATCTGGTCGTAATATTGTTGAGATTATGCAACAATTAGCTAAAGAACAGGGGTGCACGATTCTTTTGGTCACTCATGATAACCGCATTCTCGATATAGCCGATCGCATTGTACATATGGAAGATGGTCGATTGGCAAGGGATACGGCTTTAGTTAGTAGTTAA
- a CDS encoding nuclear transport factor 2 family protein, protein MNQVLAFIVSLSIFLVFSAPMNSESAIQAMVERQATAWETQDISSLVRDFAPDAIFVAGGFTFNGVDAIRKAAEDYFQQFTDTKVKIKRIIVEDHQGAVEWDWSDRHKKTGQQSQAEDAIIFELQNDGKIIYWREYIEKKKKAKS, encoded by the coding sequence ATGAATCAAGTTTTAGCTTTTATTGTTTCCCTATCGATTTTTTTAGTTTTTTCCGCACCAATGAATTCAGAATCAGCTATTCAAGCGATGGTTGAAAGGCAAGCTACCGCTTGGGAAACCCAGGATATATCTAGTCTAGTGAGAGATTTTGCCCCCGATGCTATTTTTGTGGCTGGAGGTTTTACTTTTAACGGTGTAGATGCCATCAGAAAAGCAGCAGAAGATTATTTTCAACAATTTACTGACACCAAAGTCAAGATTAAACGCATAATTGTTGAAGACCATCAAGGTGCAGTGGAGTGGGATTGGAGCGATCGCCATAAAAAAACTGGTCAGCAATCTCAAGCAGAAGATGCAATAATTTTTGAATTGCAAAACGATGGCAAGATTATCTACTGGCGAGAATATATCGAAAAGAAGAAGAAGGCTAAAAGTTAA
- a CDS encoding GAF domain-containing sensor histidine kinase, with protein MPLENRNSSLNSDRTDNQRGVISDSEQCISLLEATTNLASALLSDEDLDRGVNRALEILGISTEADRLNLLQHHDSPKEQVLGHVIAQYEWLSPYANSQLNHPKLQRIPYDGIEDCYQLFIEGKHWGGLLDTMAEPFRSGQLELGVKATYGIPIMIKGQYWGVIGLDFCRTARFLANTEIAVLKTAATCIGSAIERDRICREQERIKCVALLEKERAIELEKRDRILAITTNAAQALLNNQDLEQGISLALQIIGEGIDTDRVVVMEHCNQSDAEALGHLKVLFEWHSPHAISQLHHPNLQQVSYEGIEDWYEQLSQGKAMGGIVDEFPEPVRSGQMEIGVKSTYAIPIAIDDQYWGIVAFDDCREAKQRSETEISILKTTAVCIGGAIEKNRVRKQQDQAKRQALLEQQNAKQLTEHNLILEKRDRILAATAEASNVLLTGDNLDKAVNKALKIIGKAADTDRAAVAEHFENLSNQTLGHLKLLYEWHTSHTPPQLTHNELSQIPWEEAEEIYSVVSQGQTHSGVINEMNEPFRSKQKKINVKSTYTVPIMVNGRFWGIAAFDDCREETRRSEAEISILKTAAACLGGAIEQERTRLAKEQAERNILQEREKVVQERAIQLAEHNQVLEKRDRLLAATAKASNVLLTGGNFDESVNKALQIIGESLDTDRVTVIENWHNPSQPSIPHWRLLYEWNSPQTLSQISYPEVTQGSYEGIEKWYELQSRGESISCRLAEIPEPFRSGQEKVGVKVLHAVPIFIEGKYWGLAGFDDCRQETLRSEAELSILKTAAACIGGAIQQNRIRRAKEEAERNILLEREQVAIEKAAQLEASNQILSLRDRWLEATANAANKLLEITDLDQGINAALKVLGESLDCDRVTVVQYFEDANGFVRLIYEWDSPYASSQISHPELNKISAKGIEDWLVKLKAGEWIGGTIDELKEPFRSSQLKLDVKATYSIPVFVNNHYWGAICIDFCRELRHLTTPEIAVFQTAASCIGSAIYRQQIQQDKELAELAILDERNRMAREIHDTLAQAFTGISLQLEAAKNILITQPETAQERLLQAKNLAKEGLTEARRSVRALRPEALESGKLTIALHQLVDSMTSGTGTKAKVIIEGDSQLTSEIEVDLFRIAQEAVTNTLRHAQATELIVRLICKTDSVYLQIKDNGIGFEAQQLLNSSFGLIGIQERCDRLGGNLVITSAVGQGTEIVVTVAV; from the coding sequence ATGCCACTAGAGAATAGAAATAGCTCTTTAAATAGCGATCGCACAGACAACCAAAGAGGAGTTATTTCTGATTCGGAGCAATGTATTTCTTTATTAGAAGCGACTACGAATTTAGCTAGTGCATTACTCAGTGACGAAGATTTAGATCGAGGTGTTAATCGAGCCTTAGAAATACTAGGAATAAGTACCGAAGCAGATCGTTTAAATTTACTGCAACATCATGATAGTCCCAAGGAACAAGTATTAGGTCATGTAATTGCTCAATACGAATGGCTCTCTCCCTATGCCAATTCTCAGCTTAATCATCCTAAATTACAGCGTATTCCTTACGATGGAATTGAAGATTGCTATCAGCTATTTATTGAGGGTAAACATTGGGGCGGTTTGCTCGATACTATGGCTGAACCTTTTCGTAGTGGACAATTAGAGCTTGGAGTCAAAGCTACCTATGGCATCCCAATTATGATTAAAGGTCAATATTGGGGCGTAATTGGCTTGGATTTTTGTAGAACAGCAAGATTTTTAGCCAATACTGAAATAGCTGTGCTGAAAACTGCTGCTACTTGTATTGGCAGTGCTATTGAACGCGATCGCATTTGTCGAGAACAGGAAAGAATCAAATGTGTAGCCCTGTTAGAAAAAGAGAGGGCAATAGAATTAGAAAAACGAGATCGTATTCTTGCTATTACAACTAATGCGGCACAGGCTTTATTAAATAACCAAGACTTAGAACAAGGGATCTCGCTGGCATTACAAATTATTGGAGAAGGCATTGATACAGATCGAGTTGTAGTTATGGAACACTGCAACCAGTCTGATGCTGAAGCTTTAGGTCATCTAAAAGTGCTATTTGAGTGGCATTCACCCCACGCGATATCTCAACTACATCATCCTAATCTTCAGCAGGTTAGCTATGAAGGAATAGAAGACTGGTACGAACAATTAAGTCAAGGAAAAGCGATGGGCGGAATAGTTGATGAGTTTCCCGAACCAGTACGCAGCGGGCAAATGGAAATTGGCGTTAAATCTACCTACGCTATTCCGATCGCCATTGATGACCAATACTGGGGCATCGTGGCTTTTGATGACTGTCGAGAAGCCAAACAACGTAGCGAGACAGAAATATCGATCTTGAAAACTACTGCTGTCTGTATTGGTGGTGCAATCGAGAAAAACCGCGTTCGCAAACAGCAAGATCAAGCCAAACGTCAAGCATTATTAGAACAACAAAATGCGAAACAATTAACAGAACACAATCTAATACTAGAAAAACGCGATCGCATTTTAGCAGCTACAGCCGAAGCTTCTAATGTATTGTTGACAGGAGATAATCTTGATAAAGCAGTAAATAAAGCATTAAAGATTATTGGTAAAGCTGCCGATACAGACCGCGCTGCGGTTGCCGAACATTTTGAGAATTTATCTAATCAAACTCTTGGTCATCTCAAATTACTCTACGAATGGCATACATCACACACTCCTCCACAATTGACCCATAATGAACTCAGTCAAATACCTTGGGAAGAAGCTGAAGAAATTTATTCTGTGGTTTCACAGGGTCAAACTCATTCTGGTGTCATTAATGAAATGAATGAACCGTTTCGTTCCAAACAAAAGAAAATTAATGTAAAGTCAACCTATACAGTTCCTATTATGGTGAATGGAAGGTTCTGGGGGATTGCAGCCTTTGATGACTGTCGCGAAGAAACACGCCGTAGTGAAGCGGAAATCAGTATTTTGAAAACTGCCGCTGCTTGTCTTGGAGGAGCAATTGAACAGGAACGTACTCGTCTCGCCAAGGAACAAGCAGAACGCAATATTTTACAAGAGCGAGAAAAAGTTGTCCAAGAGAGAGCTATTCAGCTAGCAGAACACAATCAGGTACTAGAAAAACGCGATCGCCTTTTAGCAGCCACTGCTAAAGCTTCTAATGTATTGTTGACAGGAGGAAATTTTGATGAATCAGTCAATAAAGCCTTGCAGATTATTGGCGAAAGCTTAGATACAGATCGGGTTACAGTTATTGAAAATTGGCATAATCCATCACAACCATCGATTCCCCATTGGAGATTACTTTACGAATGGAATTCCCCTCAGACACTATCACAAATTTCCTATCCAGAGGTAACTCAAGGAAGTTATGAAGGAATAGAAAAGTGGTACGAGCTTCAAAGTAGGGGAGAAAGTATTAGCTGTAGATTGGCTGAAATTCCTGAACCGTTTCGTAGTGGACAAGAAAAAGTGGGGGTCAAGGTACTTCATGCTGTTCCTATTTTTATCGAAGGCAAATATTGGGGATTAGCAGGCTTTGATGACTGCCGCCAAGAAACACTCCGTAGTGAAGCTGAACTAAGTATTCTGAAAACTGCTGCTGCCTGTATTGGAGGCGCAATTCAACAGAACCGTATCCGTCGCGCTAAAGAAGAAGCAGAACGCAATATTTTATTAGAAAGAGAACAAGTAGCTATTGAAAAGGCAGCACAGCTAGAAGCAAGTAATCAGATCTTATCTCTACGAGATAGATGGTTAGAAGCAACGGCAAATGCTGCCAATAAGCTACTAGAAATCACCGATCTCGATCAGGGAATTAACGCTGCACTAAAGGTTTTAGGAGAAAGTTTGGATTGCGATCGCGTGACAGTAGTGCAGTATTTTGAAGATGCTAACGGATTTGTCCGTTTAATCTACGAATGGGATTCTCCTTATGCTAGCTCTCAAATATCTCATCCCGAACTAAACAAAATCTCTGCCAAAGGGATTGAAGATTGGTTGGTTAAACTCAAAGCTGGTGAATGGATTGGTGGCACAATAGACGAACTAAAAGAACCATTTCGTAGCAGTCAACTAAAACTAGATGTAAAAGCCACTTATTCTATACCAGTTTTTGTCAATAATCATTATTGGGGAGCAATTTGTATTGATTTTTGTCGCGAATTAAGACATTTGACTACTCCCGAAATTGCCGTATTTCAAACTGCTGCCAGTTGTATTGGTAGTGCTATTTATCGCCAACAGATTCAGCAGGATAAAGAACTAGCAGAACTAGCCATACTCGATGAACGCAATCGCATGGCAAGAGAAATTCACGATACATTAGCTCAAGCTTTTACTGGTATTTCCCTTCAGCTAGAAGCTGCCAAAAATATTTTAATTACTCAACCTGAAACTGCTCAAGAGCGGCTATTACAAGCCAAAAATCTAGCTAAAGAAGGTCTTACTGAAGCTCGCCGTTCAGTTCGCGCCCTTCGACCAGAAGCTTTGGAGTCAGGTAAATTAACGATCGCTTTGCATCAACTTGTTGATAGTATGACTTCTGGTACGGGTACTAAGGCAAAAGTCATCATTGAAGGCGACTCCCAATTGACTTCTGAAATAGAGGTCGATTTGTTTCGTATTGCCCAAGAAGCCGTAACTAATACTCTACGTCATGCTCAAGCTACCGAACTTATAGTTCGTTTAATTTGTAAAACCGATTCAGTTTATCTCCAAATTAAAGATAATGGTATTGGTTTTGAGGCTCAACAACTATTAAATAGTAGTTTTGGTTTGATTGGAATTCAAGAAAGATGCGATCGCCTTGGCGGCAATTTGGTTATTACTAGCGCAGTTGGACAGGGAACAGAAATTGTAGTTACTGTTGCAGTTTAA
- a CDS encoding RNA-guided endonuclease TnpB family protein: protein MILNYRYRIYPDNEQVELLDEWLETCRVSYNYALRELKDWIASRKCSLDRCSLESEYMMAADYPFPSYHQQQNNLPKAKKKFSRLQAVPSQVLQTNIRRLHDSWDSFQARGYGFPRFKKYGQMKSMLFPQFKTNPVSDWQIQLPKLGKVQINLHRPIPEGFVIKQVRVLKKAIGWFAVVAIESDIELPSPVPHGHAIGVDVGLLSYVATSDGYIEKRPKFFKTAYRRLKVLQKRLSRKKKRGKNYEKAQLKVAKQHNYIAFRRSDYQFKLAHKLCDMADTIYVEDCDFRIMAKGMLGKHTIDAGWGKLRDILEYVAQKRDVFVGRVDHRGTSQVCPNCRSEVRKDLRVRLSECHECNYVVNRDIASGQEICNRGRETYRGTPEKQEIGSQVVLSGNLVVDKWRNLSLDSRGARSISDNGSPHCNNFRAKAIK from the coding sequence ATGATTCTCAACTATCGCTATCGCATCTATCCTGATAATGAACAAGTTGAGCTACTCGATGAGTGGCTGGAAACTTGCCGTGTCAGCTATAACTATGCTCTCAGAGAACTAAAAGATTGGATAGCCAGTCGAAAATGTTCTCTCGATAGGTGTAGTTTAGAATCAGAATATATGATGGCTGCGGATTATCCGTTCCCTAGCTACCACCAACAGCAAAACAACTTACCAAAAGCCAAGAAGAAATTTTCACGACTCCAAGCTGTACCGTCACAAGTATTGCAAACCAATATTAGACGATTGCATGATAGTTGGGATTCATTCCAAGCTAGAGGTTATGGCTTCCCACGCTTTAAGAAGTATGGACAAATGAAGTCAATGTTGTTTCCTCAGTTCAAAACCAACCCAGTGAGTGATTGGCAAATTCAACTACCTAAATTAGGAAAAGTACAAATCAACCTACATAGACCAATCCCTGAAGGTTTTGTTATCAAGCAAGTCAGAGTACTGAAAAAGGCAATAGGTTGGTTTGCAGTGGTAGCGATAGAATCAGATATTGAGCTTCCTAGTCCCGTACCTCATGGTCACGCAATCGGTGTTGATGTCGGCTTGTTGTCCTACGTGGCAACAAGCGATGGATATATAGAGAAGCGACCCAAGTTTTTCAAGACAGCCTATCGTCGGCTGAAAGTGCTACAAAAGCGTCTGTCAAGAAAAAAGAAACGAGGGAAAAACTATGAAAAAGCTCAACTAAAAGTAGCTAAACAACATAACTATATAGCATTCAGGCGATCTGACTATCAGTTCAAACTTGCCCATAAACTGTGTGATATGGCAGATACAATCTACGTTGAAGATTGTGACTTTCGTATTATGGCGAAAGGGATGTTAGGTAAGCATACGATAGACGCTGGTTGGGGAAAATTGCGAGACATATTAGAATATGTAGCCCAGAAACGAGATGTCTTTGTCGGTCGGGTTGATCATCGTGGCACTAGCCAGGTTTGCCCTAATTGTCGCTCTGAAGTCAGAAAGGATCTAAGGGTTCGACTAAGTGAGTGTCATGAATGTAATTATGTTGTCAACAGGGATATTGCCTCTGGTCAGGAAATCTGTAACCGAGGTAGAGAAACGTATCGGGGGACTCCCGAAAAGCAAGAAATTGGCTCTCAAGTCGTACTGTCGGGCAACTTGGTTGTAGATAAGTGGCGCAACCTATCTTTGGATAGTAGGGGAGCAAGATCCATTAGCGATAATGGAAGCCCACACTGTAATAATTTTAGAGCGAAAGCGATAAAATAA
- a CDS encoding MarR family winged helix-turn-helix transcriptional regulator, which produces MSNHNPLLTTTFLMVRVARAHRSLVSNALAEMGLHIGQERLLMELWQEDGLTQTELACRLCIEPPTLTKMLSRLEKTKLLEKRRDVEDGRICRIFLTDKGHSFQKPVTDLWLELEETILANLSVEERLLYRRFLMQICDNLESAKQSQGLAKKFTDT; this is translated from the coding sequence ATGTCCAATCACAATCCGCTTCTAACTACTACCTTTTTAATGGTGCGAGTTGCTAGGGCGCACCGCAGCCTTGTCAGCAATGCTTTAGCTGAGATGGGCTTGCACATTGGACAAGAAAGACTACTGATGGAATTGTGGCAAGAAGATGGTTTAACTCAAACTGAATTGGCTTGTCGCTTGTGTATAGAACCACCTACCCTAACCAAAATGCTGAGTAGATTAGAGAAAACGAAATTATTGGAAAAACGTCGAGATGTTGAAGACGGCAGAATATGTCGTATTTTCTTAACTGATAAAGGACATTCTTTTCAAAAACCAGTTACCGATCTTTGGCTTGAGCTTGAAGAAACTATTCTGGCAAATCTGTCGGTGGAAGAGCGTTTGCTTTATCGTCGCTTTTTAATGCAAATTTGCGATAATCTCGAATCTGCCAAACAATCTCAGGGATTAGCTAAAAAGTTTACTGACACTTGA
- a CDS encoding Crp/Fnr family transcriptional regulator, giving the protein MSFHLDIFFASLVSRLNKKLKDTFSQYGENLMNLSDIRRLPEFLSNQIKVQNLVVGETLFRQGDKASIFYVVTSGRIKLIRYLDQGQISTFEIVRASDTLAEIALFADIYTCTAIAETDAEVIAYPKEELLTVLRTYPDLAEDFMAMLVKKIQSLKFRLELRDIRIAHERVLHYLRHLVNFPEETTVVLDRPLKDIAGDLGFTPETLSRALIRLETDGAIARQEKMIILHNNSAA; this is encoded by the coding sequence TTGTCTTTTCATCTCGATATTTTTTTTGCCAGTTTAGTTAGCCGACTAAATAAAAAACTGAAAGATACTTTTTCACAGTATGGAGAAAATTTGATGAATTTGAGTGATATTCGTCGTCTACCTGAATTTTTAAGCAATCAAATTAAAGTTCAAAATTTGGTTGTGGGAGAAACCTTATTCAGACAAGGAGATAAAGCCTCGATTTTTTACGTAGTCACTTCAGGTCGAATCAAGCTAATTCGTTATCTCGATCAAGGACAAATCAGCACTTTTGAGATTGTCAGAGCTTCGGATACTTTAGCAGAAATTGCTTTGTTTGCCGATATCTATACTTGTACAGCGATCGCCGAAACTGATGCCGAAGTAATTGCCTATCCAAAAGAGGAGCTTTTAACTGTTTTACGTACTTATCCAGATTTAGCAGAAGATTTTATGGCAATGTTAGTCAAAAAGATTCAATCTTTAAAGTTTCGTCTGGAATTAAGAGATATTCGTATTGCTCATGAAAGAGTATTGCACTATTTACGCCATTTGGTGAACTTTCCCGAAGAAACAACTGTCGTTTTAGATCGTCCTCTCAAAGATATTGCTGGAGATCTTGGTTTTACTCCAGAAACCTTATCTAGAGCTTTGATTCGATTAGAAACTGATGGTGCGATCGCTCGTCAAGAAAAAATGATCATCTTACATAACAATTCAGCAGCCTGA
- a CDS encoding calcium-binding protein — MVTSISSLTPGDDNIQTISGTVVSVREDEFILRDETGEILVDAYDWLKQPESLDAELDLAIGEPLLVVGELDDDDFDSLKIIASDRSVVFEEQVLEEATLLGSQNNQFVQETNDPVIVNGGAGNDSLTGAQGSDFLIGGTGNDLLTGGAGYDTFIVGQGADTIADFSSSDIIVDLGDSFDDIEAILGSSGAATQVNQDTVIDLGDGNSVTLVQFDVENLTAANFDLGDF; from the coding sequence ATGGTAACTTCAATTAGCTCACTAACTCCAGGAGATGATAACATCCAAACCATTTCAGGCACTGTAGTCAGTGTTCGAGAGGATGAATTTATTTTAAGGGATGAGACTGGTGAGATCTTGGTTGATGCCTATGACTGGCTCAAACAGCCAGAAAGTTTGGACGCAGAATTAGATCTAGCTATAGGCGAGCCGCTATTAGTTGTTGGCGAGCTTGATGACGATGATTTTGATTCATTAAAAATTATTGCAAGTGATAGATCGGTAGTATTTGAAGAACAAGTACTAGAGGAAGCCACTTTGCTGGGGTCTCAAAATAATCAGTTCGTTCAAGAAACAAACGATCCAGTTATTGTTAATGGTGGGGCAGGCAATGATAGTTTGACTGGTGCTCAGGGTTCTGATTTTCTGATTGGAGGTACTGGCAATGATTTACTTACAGGTGGTGCTGGTTATGATACTTTCATTGTAGGACAAGGGGCAGATACGATCGCTGATTTTAGCTCATCAGACATTATTGTCGATCTTGGTGATTCATTTGATGATATCGAAGCGATTTTGGGTAGTAGTGGCGCAGCTACTCAAGTAAATCAAGATACTGTTATTGATTTAGGAGATGGTAACTCTGTTACCCTTGTCCAATTTGATGTTGAAAATTTAACTGCTGCTAACTTTGACTTAGGTGATTTCTAG